The genomic interval TTTTTCAGGAATTAGATTTTGTTAATCAtcttatattttcattttactgTGAAGCATGTATTTATATAAGTAAATACATTGACATCCTAAAGGTTAatcacataatgaaccattatgtggataGTTGTAACCAATTATTTAGATAGttatccacataaatatacatgttttacaacaaacTTCACAACTTTTAAAAACTACCAAAAATTgaaagtaaaattaaaattataaaaactcaaaaatattttccaaatactTTGTGCCCAATTTCTTTAATGAAAAGATGGGAAGCAATCACCCTATTGAAAcgataaaattttttatattatatgtgttaaaaataattaaattatatcgATTCAAATTAATCCTATAACACATTCAAATACTTAAAAACTTTATAGTCAAACTTTATTTAATTGTAGTAACTAAAAAATTAATCTTATTAAGTATtactttaaatttatttaaatcttaCACTGTAAAATCAACATTCCGCATGTTTGTAGATACTTTATACTCTTCAGAGAATTTGAGATGAGAAGGGATCtcatttattttagtttatttaattataaaattattattaatttatttttatacagTAAAAAgcttttttttaaagataaaaattgcaaaatattgaataaataaaaaaaaatgaaaactcaaGTGAACAATCAAAAACTTTGCTCGGAAGAATTGATTTaaaccttaaatttggatttgggtaatatgaataaattttattataattttatattacatatgaTCCAAATCCAATATGAGTTCAAATTTAAAGTCTCTTAAATATAAGATGATTGTATATATCGAGAGAATTGTATTCATTAGTATagaaaaataagtaaattataAAATGATTGCAAAGTATGAgaatttatcaaatataatttcaagatgtatttaatttttatgttttgcaataaaaatattttaggcttgtctatttattttgaaatgattttaataatattttataccaaatttgttCCTAAATTTTgcttcaattaataaaaaaatacaacttGATTTTTATTAACTCCTaaagaatttaaacatttaaattattaaaatatcaaCTTGCAATTTCcaaagatattaaaaaaaaaaattgctactCCAAAAATCTTCCTTGGCTTATTTAATAAAGTAATAGGATTGTATGCTTTGTTATTCGAACACCTTAGGATAGACTTTTCGTGGAGCCGATTGTATGAAGCAGTTCGCCGTTGTTCGACTGTTTGAGCTCGAGATTTTCAGTAATGGAAACATTTAATTGTTGTTCTGTGCATAACGGGAATGTCAGCGCTGTTTCGGTCATCAATCGCTTGGGCTTATGTTGCCAATTCTACCAGAACACCTCTTCTGAGTTCTACTCAAATTCTTGTACCCACCGTGAGAAATCTGAAGCTTCTGTGGTATCATCAATGTCAATCGTATTATTCAACGATGGATGGACCTGGAGTTTCCAAAATGTCGATACCCAGAAGAGATTTCTCTTGTGATTCAAACATTGCTCGATCAAATTGGATGATAACGGAGCTATGCCGAAAAGGGAGGATTGATGAGGCACGCCAGGTGTTCGATGGAATGCCTGATCCAAATGTGATATCGTGGACTGCGGTGATTACGGGTTATTTAAAGTGCGCGGTGATTGATGAAGCTAGGAGTCTGTTTGATAGATTGGATGCTAGGAAGAACGTGGTCACATGGACTGCCATGGTTGGTGGGTATATTAAGGCCAATAAGATTCTGGAGGCAGAGAAGCTTTTTAATGAAATGCCGAACAAGAATGTCGTATCTTGGAACACAATGATTGATGGGTATGCGCAAAATGGTCGTATTGATTCAGCTTTACATTTGTTCAAGAAAATGCCCGAGAGAAATGTGGTTTCTTGGAACACGATTATAACGGGGTTGGCTCAATGTGGAAGAATTCAGGAGGCACGAAAGCTTTTTGATCTTATGCCTGAAAGAAATGTGATTTCTTGGACTGCGATGATTGCGGGTTTGTCAAAAAATGGGAGGATTGATGAAGCCAGGGCACTTTTTGATAGAATGCCAAAACGTAATGTGGTTTCTTGGAACGCAATGATTACGGGCTATGCACAGAATTTGAGGTTGGATGAAGCTATTGATTTGTTTGGGAAGATGCCCGAGAGGGATCTTCCTTCCTGGAATACGATGATCACAGGTTTTATCCAGAATGGGGATTTAAGAAGGGCGAAGAAATTGTTTGATGAAATGCCTCGTAAAAATGTCATTTCTTGGACCACGATGATCACGGGCTATGTCCAAGACGGACAAAGTGAAGAAGCATTGAAGAACTTTTCAAGAATGCTGGCGGCTGATGGAATAAAGCCTAATCAAGGAACTTTTGTGAGTGTCTTGGGAGCTTGCAGCAACTTAGCTGGCCTCAGTGAGGGGCAGCAAATCCACCAAATAATTAGCAAAACAGTCTATCAAGATACTGCATTCGTGGTGTCTGCGCTCATAAACATGTATTCGAAGTGTGGGGAGTTGGGAATTGCTAGGAAAATGTTCGATGATGCTCTGATAAGCCAGAGGGATTTGGTATCTTGGAATGGTATGATTGCTGCCTATGCCCACCATGGATGTGGCAGAGAGGCAATTAGCTTGTTCAAAGAAATGAGGAAATTTGGATTCAAACCCGATGATGTAACTTATGTGGGACTTCTCTCTGCTTGCAGCCATTCTGGTTTAGTGGATGTAGGGCTAAAATTTTTTGATGAGCTTGTCAGAGACAGGTCcataaaaaaaagagaagatCACTATGCATGCTTTGTTGATCTCTGTGGTCGAGCGGGAAGGCTCAAGGAGGCTTTTGATTTCATTGATAGAATTGGGAGAGAAGCATCTGGTGCGGTTTGGGGAGCACTTCTTGCTGGATGTAATGTTCATGGAGATGAGAATATAGGGAGATTGGCTGCAAAGAAACTTTTGGAGGTAGAGCCGGAGAATGCTGGTACTTATTTGTTATTGTCTAACATGTATGCATCTACTGGGAAATGGGGAGAAGCTGCAAAAGTGAGGTCGAAGATGAAGGATGAGGGCTTGAAAAAACAGCCCGGTTGCAGTTGGATTGAAATCGGGAATAGGGTTCATGTATTTGTAGTTAGAGATAAGTCTCATTCCCAATCTAAGCTTATTTATTCTTTCCTCCGTGATCTTCATGCGAAAATGAAGAAGGCTGAATGCGTACGAAATGATGATTTAGTAGTTTGCTAGCACCATCTCCTGTGGTTTAAAAATGTAGATTATATTATCCTTCTGTTTGTTGTTATAATAAAGACAACATATGTGTCCACAACTCTTATTTCATTTGTCGCTACAACGGGAATAACCTTTGCTTTCTTTTCCACTGGCTACTAAGATATTTCAGTCCAGGTTATTTCTTCTCTGCCCATGGATTCAGTGGTAGTTTGAAAAGGTTAACCTATACGAGGACTCCGAATCTATCCTAATTTTCAACTCCTGGAGCATTTTTTTGCTTACTATGCCCTTCCTTGGGTCTAGGACCCAATAATTCTTCGCTCTTTTCTTTGAAATCAATCTCTATAAAAGCAGAAGTGATTTTATATGATGATATCTCAACATGCAGGCTAGCCTGCCTCAGAAGAGCTATAAACCCAAACTTGACTAAACTCCTAGGTCCAAGTTGGGCAAAGGGCGTTGACACAGGTGATGCTGAAAACTATTACATAGCAGCTGATGTCACCAGAGAATCTTAGTGCAATCTAACCAAACAAATTGGTCCCTTTGGAagcctctctttatatatataagcATTCAATCCCGCTTAGGCAAGTGAGTTCACTAGTTTTTCCTTTGCCCTTTCACCTTCTCTTCTTTATATAGCTGTCATGTTGAGTCACAATTTCAACCTCAAGTTATTGAAGTTGTCTTTGGAAGACAAAAAACCTATCCACTCTAGCATGGATCTCCATATCAAAGGTCTGTGCTTGATGCCCATCCTAAGTTGTGCCAGCCCAATGAGCCTCCAAATTCTTATTTAAGAGCCCCATATGACCAAAACACACTCACCTTTCTTGAtatttgaccaaaaaaaaaaattgagaccACTCTTAAGATTTGTCAAAATGACACAAATATTCCCTCAAAAGActtgtctttttacaaaatataagagaagatttgtgtctttttgacaaattccAGGAGACGTCTTGAGAGTTTTGAAATCTCAGGAGAGTAAATGTTTTTTTATCAAACCTTAAATGTCAATatctttttctcaaaaataataatgataaaagcAGCTGGCTTGGGATGGTTCCTTTTTGGtacctttttaaaaataaaaggccTGGGGGCCATATATTGGAACATAGTATGCTGTTTTGTTTTATATGGGGGCTCATCCAAATATAAAAGAAgtgtataaataaatatattgaaCAGGAGGAATATCAGATTTGCTTCATCGCCAACTCAAAGATCAACAAAGGAGATTCTGCTGATTCTGTGGGATATCTTATCAGATCCTTCTCCCTAACGCAATTCAAGTGGATCTTTCCTGTTTCTTTTGATACTGTTCAAATGATCCTCAACACACTTCTGAAAAATATAGGAGTCTGTGACTTAAACACTGTTCGGAAAGAGTGAAAAAAGATATGAGATGGGACTCAGTTATTTCCCGTTGTGTAGTTCTGGCCCAACAGGcctctaattaattaaaaaaacagTGCTTATGGCTTGCTCATATCTACAATGGATTCTTTCCCACCAACACTCGAAACAGCTTCACGGGTCACTTTCTCTGTTCCATTACTCTTCAAGGCACTTCTGTTTATTCATCGTTTTGCTCTTGCTTTGGTGCATAATACAGCAGTTTGAATGGATGGCTCCTCCAGATATTCAGTTTCATGTTGTGGCTGAGGATGACAGCATCATTACAGAATTTTTAATTGAAAGGCTCCTCAGGACCTCACCATTTCGAGGTtgatttcatatttgattgtAATGCAGAGACAGAATGATCTCAGAAATGGGATTTTGGTAGACACCCCCAATTTTTTTGGGGCTTATATAACAAAAAAATTGGGTAAATACAATAAAATGATAAAATGccagaaattaaaaatattgagaaaattgaatttttgcaatgaaattttttttttgaaagaaaaaaaaaaaaagcagaaaaggaaaaaatgaaaaaaaaaaaaaaaaggtcggATTTTCCATGCTTGTACCTTCTCCCACACAATAAAATTTTagctaagaaatcaaaatttaaaactaattagtTACTTAAGATTGATTGagcaatttaaattaattaatcaacttaattaataaattagttttaagtttgatagattaatttaaattttgattagtCAATCAAATTTAACTTAGGATTCAGAAacaagcctataaatagaagaTTTCAGAAAGATAGAAGGACATAAACACACAGAGTCAAAACTGAAATCCAAAGAGAGTAAAGAAAAAAATAGTTTGTTGATAAATTTGAGAAGGAATTAAGAGGATGAGAAAGAAGAGCTAGAAAGCTTGAGGTTCAAAGGAGGGGAGGGAAGTAAAAAGGTTAAAGGAAAGGTGATTCAAATGGCAGAAATAGCAATGGAAGAGTTAAAAAAAACTCACAAGAAGAATTGTAAAGTGAAGAATTTAAAACAGGTTAGTACTTTATTTTacactattttcttttaaatttttttagcagatcttaaatttcaaattttttagttAGTGTTTTAATAGaatagaaaataatttatttcctcagaatatatatcaaataaaattcgGATATTTGACCCGAATTTAGAATGCCCCGGCCTGAATGTTGACCCTAATTCAATTACCCATAGTTGGATCTAATTACTCGAATTTGAAGCACTTTTTGCCACGTGGGTGATGTCATGCTAAAGTTACTTTGCTgcagaaaatttaaaatatatatataaaaaataaatttaaaaaggaaGTGCCACGTGTCACCATTATTGGTTGATAAGGCCATCTTTTCCCAATCGACCGTTGACCCGATTTAGATCAGTTGAACTGGTCTGACTTTTCCAAATTACCggttcatttatttaattttaaaatttattttaattttaaaaaatgaaaatatagtaaaaaacttagaaaaaataaaataaagtaaaaaataaaataaaaattttgaactaTTTCAACTCTgataacaaaaaaattaaaaatattctaTAAAAAATGAAGGGAAAAGTGTTTAAAAATCCtaggaaaaatgcaaaaaaatgttggaaaacttttagaaaattaaaaaaatattgaaaaaatttgggaatgttttaaagacaatttttttttaacaaattattgaattatttttgtatatattttatttttatgcgtGTGCGtctcaataattaaataaaggaCAAAAAGGTATTTTaaacctcacctatattagctCTAAGAGGGTTTGTCTAATAAGATCACATCCTTTAgaggttttattagacattcATAAATCGCACCttattctatattttattttaaaattttaatatttatttatatttgttgAAAGAGTTAATTATAGACAATTAgatttaatttagggataattcgtAATTAATTAGATATCGTTCGCAAAGCGGGTGTATATGCAGTGCTAGTACCTTTCCCAGATTGAACTCTCAACCCCAACTCTGATAAATGCAGACCGAGACTACTGATTCTTTGGTCTTAGATTAGTTTAAAGAACAATCAATAAGCAGTGATTAGGTGAACTAACCGTACCTAAgaaaataacaagttagtggTAACTTTATCGAACTTTtgtaatgattatattttcaatgATGAACAAACTTTAATTTTATTAGTTGGTATGTAATTCaagttttctttttatattatGGGAAACTTAGGGTGGCCAAAGTCCTTTGAGCTTTTACCTCCTTACCAAGATTTAAGACAGGACTAACCTTACCTAGAAAGATCAATCCCCAAATCGATCTTTTTAGGACCTCTTTTAGCTTTGGTCGGCCTTTACCATTCTATTCAAATGAATAGAGAATTGCTCGAATATTGCAAACAAGAAATTCAAACCTTACTCAAAAAGGGACTTATCCGAAATTCCAAATATCCTCAAAATTGAAAGAAGTGTTCAACTTCTTTACTCGTCAAAAGTAGATTTCAATAAAGCTAATTTCAATAAAGTCTGACAACTCAACTTTTTCAAACACAGATTCTATCCGTCAACTTTATGTTTAAATCACAGGTTCAAGTTCCACCGACAATTGAATGAAAACCACTTATTTAAAGTTATTCAATTATTGTACTTAGATTCAATTATTCAATTCTTCAATTATTGTATCAGAATTTGTCTATTTAAGAGTTTGTATCTCGCATTATGAGCAGACCCGATAAAGTGGatcgggtcggataattcatggtgAATAAGGTGGATTATTAGGTGaagaaatcataatccatatttgacTTGTTTAAGTGGCGAATTAGGCAGTTTtaggtcggataattcatggcagATAGACGGATAATCCATCATTCtcaattataattttattaataatttattttgtgtcataataatttaaattgtatatgacaacttgcaattagtttgtgtattaacttttctaataattataccaatcattcaatcgtttatactaattaacaactcccGATCATCTAAGTAAAACTGTAagtattaaaacataataaattagtcttaatccaactcaaaatagaaactcaaactgtgtgactcgtgtgagtctctctaaaatctaaacattacaATTGTTCTTAAAGCATGCGAGTTTCTTTAAACGCAACTATTTAATCGATTGTGTGAGTGACAAttgtaaataatttcataaatggGTGTTtggtaagaaagaaaaaaagaagaaaaaatgtcATAAAAGTgggagaaaaaaaatgaaagaatcttattttttccaaattttaaaaattttgtgaatatttttattttaattgtagttTAAATTCCCATGGACATTTTATTTCACTTTTTATTATAATTCTAAATAGAATGATTTAATCACAAAAGTAAATTCTACACATGGCAACTTGTTGCCATAAGAACTAATAATAACAAATTCTAATTTACAATTTAAAAGAACACCTAACTTTGTGTGTACCTCATTACATCTTAACATGTCTCATTTCAAGTCgaacatttgaaaaataatttggcTATTAAATCATTTATATTAGGTGGGGGGACTTTCCTATAACTTctaaagaaaatatttgtaaatgTCTATGTATACATTCATATATAAATACAAAAATCCATTGATCTTATATACGTATCAGTTTCAggtcttaaattttaatttgcatgcaattaaataaaatagactatgaaattatatataacttcttCTAAATTCGATGAAATTAAAACCTAAAATTCAAAAGTCATACTCGCAAATGCTATCTTAAGTGCAAAATCCTAAAATAGAATTCACTCGAATTCGGTCATAAGTACTAACTCTTTGATTAAACTATAATAGATCCAATTAGTAGAACTCAATTAAATATTTACCTAatttatttttcaagtattttattttttgagtgtTCAACATACTTAACTgtaatctttttaaaaaataaattaagaatttTTTGAGAAGGTAAGAAAAATATATTAGCTCCGTAAAAAAAATACAACAGGAGAAAAGCACATGAAAAGGTAACTTAGCCAAGAAagaaaatcaaaacaaatttttttttcaatatgaAGAATAGATGGTTCTCTCAGCCCAAGTGATACTTCAACATTAAGCAAAAGACTCATGATCCAATGGAGGAGAGCCAATGATTGCCCTTATTGATTTCCCTACAATAGTTGATTTTTTCTTCAAAAGgggaaaaataaaaacaagaattAAGGACCAATAGCAGATTTTGAATCATCGAAACACTTTGCCATGAAAAATAATGCAGAAATTAAAGAATATATGCAATCCACCTCAAGTTGAATCGTGAACTGGCCGACTGGCTGAGTGGCCGGCGAGGGCCGACTAAGCGAGTGACTGGGCGAGGCCCCGAGGGAAGACTGGGTGAGGGAATCGTGGCTCGTGGCCGTGGGTGCCAGTCGGCGACGGCAGTGGCAGTGGGAATCGTCGTTGTCGTGGGATGGGATGTGGCCGCGCAGCTGAAATCGTGGCTGGCATGTGGCTGCGCAGCTGTAGTTGAAAGTTTAAACTCTGAAAGCTGAAACAATGCAAGTATGAAACCATAATAGGACTTTTAGACTGGGCTGGCTTGGGAGTGGGAGGGACTGACGGACTATGGGCCTGTGGCCGTGTGGCGTGGGCCATGTGGCCGTGGGCgtacaaaaattactgaaaaactGAAAACCGGATCGAAACCGAACTGAAATCATAAACTGTTCGGTTTTGTGGTTTTCGGTTTTGGTTgcggttttcaaaaataaaaatgttcggtttttgttttatgttgaaaccaaaccgaaaaaaaccaaaaaactgatttatataagatatatatataatatggttAGTAAAAATAAAGC from Malania oleifera isolate guangnan ecotype guangnan chromosome 9, ASM2987363v1, whole genome shotgun sequence carries:
- the LOC131164763 gene encoding pentatricopeptide repeat-containing protein At2g35030, mitochondrial; the protein is MSALFRSSIAWAYVANSTRTPLLSSTQILVPTVRNLKLLWYHQCQSYYSTMDGPGVSKMSIPRRDFSCDSNIARSNWMITELCRKGRIDEARQVFDGMPDPNVISWTAVITGYLKCAVIDEARSLFDRLDARKNVVTWTAMVGGYIKANKILEAEKLFNEMPNKNVVSWNTMIDGYAQNGRIDSALHLFKKMPERNVVSWNTIITGLAQCGRIQEARKLFDLMPERNVISWTAMIAGLSKNGRIDEARALFDRMPKRNVVSWNAMITGYAQNLRLDEAIDLFGKMPERDLPSWNTMITGFIQNGDLRRAKKLFDEMPRKNVISWTTMITGYVQDGQSEEALKNFSRMLAADGIKPNQGTFVSVLGACSNLAGLSEGQQIHQIISKTVYQDTAFVVSALINMYSKCGELGIARKMFDDALISQRDLVSWNGMIAAYAHHGCGREAISLFKEMRKFGFKPDDVTYVGLLSACSHSGLVDVGLKFFDELVRDRSIKKREDHYACFVDLCGRAGRLKEAFDFIDRIGREASGAVWGALLAGCNVHGDENIGRLAAKKLLEVEPENAGTYLLLSNMYASTGKWGEAAKVRSKMKDEGLKKQPGCSWIEIGNRVHVFVVRDKSHSQSKLIYSFLRDLHAKMKKAECVRNDDLVVC